The window AATCGAGACCGATCGGTGCTTGCTGTTTCTCGAAGACACCAACGAGAAACCGTTTCGCATCGACCGCATGCTCACGCAGTTGCGTCAGGCGGGTAAACTCGATCAGGTCGCCGGCGTTGTCTTCGCGGACATGCACGCGTGCAGCGCCGGGCCGGATGAAGCAGTCACTGTCCGTGACGTGATCGCGGAAGCGTTCGCGGGCGCGATCTATCCCGTCGCCTTCGGGCTCCCCAGCGGCCACGGCACGGGCTCGGTCACGCTGCCCCTCGGTGTCCGAGCGCGGCTGGCGGGCGAGCGACTCACGCTGCTCGAATCACCGTTGTCGGAGTGAGCCGACTCCCCGCATGACCTTCGACCTGGCGGAACGCGCCCTCGACGACGCCGTCGGGCAGCGCGTGTTTCCCGGCGCGGTTCTGTTAGTGCGTGAGGGCGAACAGGTCTATCACCGTGCCTTCGGCAACCGCAGCCTCGACCCCGAGGTCGCGCCGATGGCAGCAGACACCGTCTTCGATCTCTCGTCACTGACCAAACCGTTCGCCACGACCATCGCAATCCAGATGCTGATCGCGGAAGGCAAGCTGCGCCTTGACGACCGGGTGTCGCGCTTCTTCCACAACTTCGGCGTCTACGGAAAGACCCACATCACCTTCCGTCACCTGCTCAACCACAGCTCGGGGCTGCCGGCCTGGCAGCCCTACTACAAGGAGATCATTCAAACCGAGCGCAAGGGCGGCAAGATCAATTTCATCAGCAGCCCGGGCGCCAAGGCGTACGTCTATCAATCGATTCATCGCGAGCGGCTCGCCGCACCACCCGGCACGCGGGCGGTCTACAGCGATCTCGGCTTCATACTGCTGGGCGAAGTGATTGAAGAGATCAGCGGCATGAGCCTCGATCGCTTCTGCCACCAACGTATCTACCGCCCGCTCGGATTGCGCTCCCTTGCCTTCGTCGATCTCTGGCTGTTGCGTTCGCGCAAGTTGGAGCCAATCGCCGAAATGATCGCGCCGACCGAGCGCTGCCCGTGGCGCAAGAAGGTTCTCTGCGGCGAGGTGCACGACGACAACTCGTATGCGATGGGCGGCGTCGCCGGCCACGCCGGCTTGTTCGGCTCGGCGCGCGATCTCGATACGCTGGTCTGCCGCCTGCGCCAGGGTTACCACGGCACGAATGAATGGCTCCCGCGTGATCTGCTGCGCGAGTTTTGGACGCGCGATGCGAGCGTCCCCGAGTCGACGTGGGCACTCGGTTGGGACACGCCGAGCGCACGCGACTCCAGCGCGGGCGCGCTGTTCAATCGCCATGCGGTCGGCCACCTCGGTTTCACCGGCACGTCGGTGTGGATCGACCTCGACCGCGACCGCCACATCATCCTGCTCACCAACCGCGTTCATCCCAGCCGCGACAACGATGCCATCCGGCAGTTTCGGCCGCTCATCCATGATCTGATAGTGAAAGCCTTGCAATGAAGGACGGGACGATGACTCAGCGAGACAGCGGAACGATCGCCATTGGCGATATCCGTCACGTCCATCTCATCGCGATCTGCGGCGTCGCGATGGCGGCGTTGGCCGGCATGCTGAGGCAACGCGGCTATGCGGTGACCGGCTCGGACGAGAATGTCTATCCACCGATGAGCACGTTACTCCAACGCTGGGGGATTCCGATTCGCGCCGGTTTCCGCGCGGAGAACTTGGCCGATCGACCGGATGCCGTCGTCGTCGGCAACAAGGTCTCGCGCGACAACCCGGAGGTGCAGGCGCTGCTTGCCAGCGCGATTCCCTACTTGTCCCTGCCGCAGGCGCTGCACGATTTCTTTCTCGCCGGCAAGCGCCCGAGTGTGATCGCAGGCACGCACGGCAAGACCACCTCCACGGCGATGCTGGCCTGGGTGCTCGAAGCGGCGGGACGCGATCCCAGCATGATGGTCGGCGGCGAGGCGAAAAACTTCGCCGGCAATTTCAAACTCGGCGGCGGCGCCGACTTCGTGATCGAAGGCGATGAATACGACACCGCGTTCTTCGACAAGGGTCCAAAATTTCTCCACTACGCGCCGCAGGCGCTGATCCTGACCGCGGTCGAGTTCGATCACGCCGACATCTATCGCGATCTCGATCATGTGAAGTCGGCGTTTCGCAAGCTAATCGACATCTTGCCCGCCGGCGCTCCGCTGATTGTGGCGGCCGATTTCCCGCACGCGATCGAAGTGGCGCAACGCGACGGATTTCAGCCGGAGACGTTCGGCGTCGGCGATTCCGCGCAGTGGCGCGTGACCAACCTACACGCGGCCAACGGCGAATCGGTCTTCGACATCACGCACGACGGGGCGATCGAGTGCACCGCCACGCTGCGTGTGCCGGGCGCCATCAACGCGCGCAACGCGCTGGGCGTGTACGTGCTGGCGCGCCGGCTCGGCTTGCGCAGCGACGAGATCCTTCCCGGGTTGCGAACCTTCGCCGGAGTTGCGCGGCGGCAAGAAGTGGTTGGAGAGTTTGGCGGCGCGACACTCATCGACGACTTCGCGCATCATCCGACCGCGGTCGCCGGCACGCTGGCGGCGCTTCGCCAGCACTATCCCGGCCGCCGACTGTGGGCGGTGTTCGAGCCGCGCTCCAACACCAGCCGCCGTAAAATGTTCCAGCGCGAGTATGTCGAGGCCTTCACTGCCGCCGATCGCGTGATCATCGGCGGCGTGTTCCAGAAGCAAACCGATGCGGTCGGTGCCGAGGAACTCTTTTCGCCCGAGCAGCTCGCCCGCGATCTCAACGCCCGCGGCGTCGAAGCGCGGGCGTTCGGCGAGATCGACGTCATCGTTGCCGCCCTCGTCCGCAACGTGCGGCCCGGCGACGTGATCGTGTTGATGTCGAACGGCGGCTTCGGCGGGTTGCGCGAGAAGCTCGTCGCCGCCCTGCCCGCGCGCCGCGCCTAGTTCACAAGCTGTTACCGAGAATGCTCACGCACGACACGGCCGCGGGACCGCCGAGGTTGTGAGCCAGGCCAAGCTCGGCGCCCTTTACCTGGCGCGCACCGGCGCGGCCTTGCAGTTGGTGGGTCAGCTCGTAGAGCATCCGCACGCCGGTGGCGCCGATGGGATGACCGAAGGACTTCAATCCACCGCTGGGATTCACCGGCAACTCGCCGCCGAGTGTCGCCCGGCCCTCTTCGACAAAGCGCCCACCTTCGCCGCGTCCGCAGAAACCAAGGTCTTCGTAGTTGATGATCTCGGTGATGGTGAAGCAATCGTGGACTTCCGCGAAGTCGATGTCCGCCGGCGTCACGCCGGCTTGTTCGTAGGCGCTCGCTGCGGCGCGCCGGGTGGCGGGAAAGCTCAAGTAGTCGAAGCTCGGCTTGTAGTACGGCTGGCCCGATACTACCGCCAGACCGACGCCCTTGACGTACACCGGATCGGCTCGAAATTGTTTCGCCATGTCGGCACGACAGACAACGACCGCAGCCGCGCCATCGGTGGTGGGGCAACAGTCGAACAGACCGAGCGGGCTGTAGATCAGCGGCGCCTTGAGCACGGTTTCCTCGCTCACCTCCATGCGCAGATGGGCCTTGGGGCTGAGCGTGCCGTGGTGATGATTCTTCTGCGCCACTTTCGCCAGCGTCGTCTTCGAAGCCCCGTAGCGTTTGAAGTAGCGATTGGCGGCCAGCGCGAAGATGTGCGGCGCGCGTTCGCCCTGATCGATCACCGGATGCACGCGCGCCGGCCGGTGATGGCCGCCGTCGCGCATCTTCTCGAAACCCAGTGCCAGCACAACGTCGTACATGCCGGCGGCCACCGCGAGGCAGGCGTTGCGGAAGGCGTCCATTCCGGACGCGCAGTAGTTCTGCACGCGCGTGATCGGGATGTCGTGCAGTTGCAGCGCATCGCCGAGACCGTCGCCGGCAAACGGCGACATCTGGGTCCCCACCCAGGCCGCCTCAATCCGCTGCGGTTCGATCCGCGCATCGGCGAGCGCTTCGAACGCCGCGTCGCAGATCAGTTGCTCGGCGCTCATCTCGTACAGCTCGCCGAACTTGGTGCACCCGGCACCGACGATGGCGACGCGGTTCTTCAGTGCATTCTCCATCGTATCTCCGGAGATCCGTCGGATCGGTCCGATCGGTCCAATCACCGCCGCCCGAGCACGAGCCCGAAGTAGCGGTTCGTGGGCTCGAACCAACGCAGCGGTTCGAAGCCGGCGCGACACAGCATCGCCTCGGTTGCGGCACGGGAGAATTTGCGACTGATCTCGGTATGAATCGTCTCACCGCTGCGGAACGACACCTCGAGGTCGAGCGCGGCGATGCGCACGGCGTGCGCGCGTTGCGCCCGCAAGTGCATTTCGACCTGCGACGCCTCGGGGTTGAAGAACGCGACGTGATCGAAGGCGGCGGGGTCGAAGTCGGCGCCCAACGTGCGATTGATCACCCGCAGCATGTTGCGATTGAACTCGGCGGTGACACCGGCGGCGTCGTTGTAGGCGGCGTGCAACACCGCGTGGTCCTTCGCCAGATCGACACCGAGCAAGAAGTGCTCGCCGGGAACGAGCTGCGCGGCTACCCGGCCAAGAAATTCATCCGCCTCGATGGGTGTGAAGTTACCGATCGTGCTGCCGAGGAACGCGACCAGCCGGCGCTCGCCGCGCGGCAAGCGCGCGAGATGGCGCTCGTAGTCACCAACGACGGCGTGAATCGCCAGCGACGGATACTCCGCGAGCAATGCGTGGGCACTGCGACGCAGCATGCCCTCGCTCACGTCCATCGGGATGTAGCGCGGGTCACGCGTGACGCGAGTGAGGGCGTCGAGCAAGACACGGGTCTTGCGCGACGCGCCACTGCCGAACTCGACCAGATCGGTCGGCCGCGCCAGGACGATGATCTCGGCGGCGACCCGTTCCAGCAACGCTTGCTCGGTACGGGTCAGATAGTACTCGGGCAGATCGCAGATGGCATCGAACAGCCGCGCACCGTGGTCATCGTAGAAATACTTCGGCGGCACGCTTTTCTGCGCCGCAGTGAGACCACGGCGTACATCGACCGCAAGCGTCGCCCGTTGCGTGGGTTCGAGGTGGACCTCGATCTGCAAGCCCGGCTCGCGCTCACCCGCGCGCAGCGGCGCGTGCGGCTCCAGCGGCGGGTGAGGACGCGTCGGGTGATACGCTGTGGCTGGCTTCGTCGCGTTCGTCGTCCCCTCCTGCGGTTGGAGTGAATCTAGCGGCCCGCTTGCAGCAATTTCGAGCGTGGGCAAAGATTAGATAGACCAATGTGCAGGCTAGTGGAATACATCGGGCAGAGAATTCCCCTTCGTCGTCTGATCGAAGAACCGGAGCACTCGCTCGTCGTGCAAAGTTATCGGCCGCGCGAGATGCGCTCCGGCGTGGTCAACGCCGACGGCTTCGGCGTCGGCTGGTATCAACCCGAGGTCGAGGACACGCCCGGTGTGTTCACCAGCGAGATGCCGATCTGGAGCGACGCCAACCTGCCGCAGCTCGGCCGCAAGATTCAATCGAGCTGCGTCTTCGCGGCGGTGCGCAGCGCCACGCCCGGCATGCCGTACGGCCAAGCGCATACGCAGCCGTTTGCGTACGGGCGCTATCTGTTCATGCACAACGGCTACATCACCGGCTTCCGCGAACGCATCATGCGGCGGCTGCGCGAGCGCTTGCGCGACGAGTACTACACCGCGATCAAGGGCGGCAGCGATTCGGAACACCTCTTCGCGCTGCTGCTTGAACAATTGCCGCCCGACACGCACGGTGCCGCGGCGATGAGTGACGCGCTCAGCCGCACACTCGGGCTGCTGCACGACTGGACGCGCGAACTGCACCTCGACGCACTCTTGAACTTGGCTATCACCGACGGCGAAGCGATCGTCACCTGCCGCTACTCGACGACCGACTACGCGCCCTCGCTGTACGTCGCTCGCGCCGACCCGTTTTTCCCGAAGGCGGTGGTCGTCGCGTCCGAGCCACTGTTCGCCAACGGACAGTGGGAAGAGGTAGAGGCTGGCACGATGCTGAGCGTCGACACGAGTCTCCGGATCACATGCAGCTCGCTGGACCTCGATTGAGCGAGACGCTGCGCGCGCGGTTCGACGCTGCGCGCGCCGGTACGCTGCGGTTGCTCGAACTCGTCGACGACGACGCGTTCACCGCGCAGCCCGATCCCGACTTCAGCCCCATCGGCTGGCACGTCGGACACATCGCAACCTTCGAAGCCTACTGGTTACTCGAACAGTGCCAGGGCAACGCGAGCCTTCCACCCGAGTACCGTCAACTCTTCTCGCCGCTCGAAACGCCGAAGTCGCAACGCCGCCAGTTGCCGCCACGTCCAACCATCATGGCGTGGCTCGCCGCCGTGCGGCAGCGCGTGCTGCGGTACCTCGATGCAGTTACTCTCGACTCGAATCACCATCTGCTGCGTGACGGCCGTGTCTTTCGCACCGTCCTACAGCACGAGTACCAACACAGCGAGACCATCACGCTGGTGTTGCAGATGTGTGATCGCAAATCGGCTGCGCAACCGGCGCTGCTCGTACCGGGTGAAGCGGGTGACACACCGATGGTGCGAGTACCTGGCGGCGCCTTCGTCATGGGGCGCGACAAGCTCGACGATTGGTATGACAACGAGGTCCCTGCGCATCGCGTCAATGTTGCCGACTTCCTGATCGACATCACGCCGGTAACCAACGCGCAGTTCCTGAGTTTCATCGCGGCGGGCGGCTACGACTCGCCGACATGGTGGAGCGCTGATGGCTGGACCTGGCGCTGTGCTCACACGATCCACGCGCCGCGCTACTGGCAACGCGACGACGCCGGCTGGTGCACGGCGGGATTCTTCAGCGATGGGGTGTTGCGACCGGACCATCCGCTGATGTGCATCAGTTGGTACGAGGCCGACGCCTACGCGCGCTGGGCCGGCAAGCGCTTGCCGACCGAAGCCGAGTGGGAGAAGGCCGCGGCGTGGAACCCGCGCAGCGGCGCGGCGCGATCGTACGCCTGGGGCGAGGAACCGCCCGACTCGTCGCATTGCAATAGCGAGCGTGCGTTCGGGACGACCACGGCGGTCGGACGCTTCGACGCGCGCAGCCCGAGCGGCTGCTGCGACATGAACGGTAACGTGTGGGAATGGACGGCCACCCCGTTCGCACCGTTTCCAGACTTCGCAGCGTATCCGTACGACGGCTACTCGCAACCCTACTTCGACGGCCAGCACTTGGTGTTGCGCGGCGGCTCGTGGGCAAGCCGAGGATCAATCGTACGCAACACCTTCCGCAACTGGTACGCACCCGCTACTCGCGCCGTCTTCGCCGGCTTCCGCTGCGCTCGGGACGCATGATCGATCTGCGCGCCGTCACCAAGATCTACCCGGACGGCCACGTCGCGCTCCGCGAGGTGTCGCTACACATCGAGCACGGCGCAACCGTGGCGCTACTCGGGCCATCGGGGTGCGGCAAGACAACAACCCTGAAGCTGATTAATCGCCTCGTCTCACCAACGTCGGGCGAGGTGCGGGTGAACGACAGCGACATACAACGCAGCGACGCGGTCGAACTGCGGCGCAGCATCGGCTACGTCGTGCAGGAGGCCGGGCTGTTTCCGCATCTGACCGCGCAGCAGAACGTCGAGATCGTCCCGCATCTACTCGATTGGCCAGAAGCGCGGCGTAGCGAGCGCGCCAAGGAACTGTTCGCGCTGCTCGGGCTCGATCTCGCGCTGCACGGTCCGCGCTACCCGGCCGAGCTGAGCGGGGGCCAACGACAGCGCGTCGGGCTCGCGCGCGCCATCGCCGCCGATCCGCCGATCGTGTTGATGGACGAACCGTTCGGCGCGCTCGATCCGCTCACCCGCCGGCGCCTGCAACTCGAGTTCAAGGCAATCAACGCCCGCCTGCGCAAGACCGTCGTGCTGGTCACGCATGACGTGGAGGAAGCGTTTCTATTGGCCGATCGCGTCGCCGTGCTCGCCGACGGCGTGCTCGCGCAGGTCGGCACGCCCGAAGAGATTCGCCGAGCGCCGGCGTCGGAGTTCGTGGCGAGCTTTCTGGGTTTGTTGGGTGATCTGTGAAGTCAGTGAGTCTGCTGGGACAACGCCCCTCGATACGCGGCCCCTCGCGGGCATGCGCGCCGCCCCTCGATACGGCCCCTGGACAGATGGGGCCTACTCGGGGTGAACGG is drawn from Deltaproteobacteria bacterium and contains these coding sequences:
- a CDS encoding serine hydrolase; amino-acid sequence: MTFDLAERALDDAVGQRVFPGAVLLVREGEQVYHRAFGNRSLDPEVAPMAADTVFDLSSLTKPFATTIAIQMLIAEGKLRLDDRVSRFFHNFGVYGKTHITFRHLLNHSSGLPAWQPYYKEIIQTERKGGKINFISSPGAKAYVYQSIHRERLAAPPGTRAVYSDLGFILLGEVIEEISGMSLDRFCHQRIYRPLGLRSLAFVDLWLLRSRKLEPIAEMIAPTERCPWRKKVLCGEVHDDNSYAMGGVAGHAGLFGSARDLDTLVCRLRQGYHGTNEWLPRDLLREFWTRDASVPESTWALGWDTPSARDSSAGALFNRHAVGHLGFTGTSVWIDLDRDRHIILLTNRVHPSRDNDAIRQFRPLIHDLIVKALQ
- a CDS encoding UDP-N-acetylmuramate:L-alanyl-gamma-D-glutamyl-meso-diaminopimelate ligase translates to MTQRDSGTIAIGDIRHVHLIAICGVAMAALAGMLRQRGYAVTGSDENVYPPMSTLLQRWGIPIRAGFRAENLADRPDAVVVGNKVSRDNPEVQALLASAIPYLSLPQALHDFFLAGKRPSVIAGTHGKTTSTAMLAWVLEAAGRDPSMMVGGEAKNFAGNFKLGGGADFVIEGDEYDTAFFDKGPKFLHYAPQALILTAVEFDHADIYRDLDHVKSAFRKLIDILPAGAPLIVAADFPHAIEVAQRDGFQPETFGVGDSAQWRVTNLHAANGESVFDITHDGAIECTATLRVPGAINARNALGVYVLARRLGLRSDEILPGLRTFAGVARRQEVVGEFGGATLIDDFAHHPTAVAGTLAALRQHYPGRRLWAVFEPRSNTSRRKMFQREYVEAFTAADRVIIGGVFQKQTDAVGAEELFSPEQLARDLNARGVEARAFGEIDVIVAALVRNVRPGDVIVLMSNGGFGGLREKLVAALPARRA
- a CDS encoding acetyl-CoA acetyltransferase; this encodes MENALKNRVAIVGAGCTKFGELYEMSAEQLICDAAFEALADARIEPQRIEAAWVGTQMSPFAGDGLGDALQLHDIPITRVQNYCASGMDAFRNACLAVAAGMYDVVLALGFEKMRDGGHHRPARVHPVIDQGERAPHIFALAANRYFKRYGASKTTLAKVAQKNHHHGTLSPKAHLRMEVSEETVLKAPLIYSPLGLFDCCPTTDGAAAVVVCRADMAKQFRADPVYVKGVGLAVVSGQPYYKPSFDYLSFPATRRAAASAYEQAGVTPADIDFAEVHDCFTITEIINYEDLGFCGRGEGGRFVEEGRATLGGELPVNPSGGLKSFGHPIGATGVRMLYELTHQLQGRAGARQVKGAELGLAHNLGGPAAVSCVSILGNSL
- the egtD gene encoding L-histidine N(alpha)-methyltransferase; translation: MQIEVHLEPTQRATLAVDVRRGLTAAQKSVPPKYFYDDHGARLFDAICDLPEYYLTRTEQALLERVAAEIIVLARPTDLVEFGSGASRKTRVLLDALTRVTRDPRYIPMDVSEGMLRRSAHALLAEYPSLAIHAVVGDYERHLARLPRGERRLVAFLGSTIGNFTPIEADEFLGRVAAQLVPGEHFLLGVDLAKDHAVLHAAYNDAAGVTAEFNRNMLRVINRTLGADFDPAAFDHVAFFNPEASQVEMHLRAQRAHAVRIAALDLEVSFRSGETIHTEISRKFSRAATEAMLCRAGFEPLRWFEPTNRYFGLVLGRR
- the egtC gene encoding ergothioneine biosynthesis protein EgtC, with amino-acid sequence MEYIGQRIPLRRLIEEPEHSLVVQSYRPREMRSGVVNADGFGVGWYQPEVEDTPGVFTSEMPIWSDANLPQLGRKIQSSCVFAAVRSATPGMPYGQAHTQPFAYGRYLFMHNGYITGFRERIMRRLRERLRDEYYTAIKGGSDSEHLFALLLEQLPPDTHGAAAMSDALSRTLGLLHDWTRELHLDALLNLAITDGEAIVTCRYSTTDYAPSLYVARADPFFPKAVVVASEPLFANGQWEEVEAGTMLSVDTSLRITCSSLDLD
- the egtB gene encoding ergothioneine biosynthesis protein EgtB, whose translation is MQLAGPRLSETLRARFDAARAGTLRLLELVDDDAFTAQPDPDFSPIGWHVGHIATFEAYWLLEQCQGNASLPPEYRQLFSPLETPKSQRRQLPPRPTIMAWLAAVRQRVLRYLDAVTLDSNHHLLRDGRVFRTVLQHEYQHSETITLVLQMCDRKSAAQPALLVPGEAGDTPMVRVPGGAFVMGRDKLDDWYDNEVPAHRVNVADFLIDITPVTNAQFLSFIAAGGYDSPTWWSADGWTWRCAHTIHAPRYWQRDDAGWCTAGFFSDGVLRPDHPLMCISWYEADAYARWAGKRLPTEAEWEKAAAWNPRSGAARSYAWGEEPPDSSHCNSERAFGTTTAVGRFDARSPSGCCDMNGNVWEWTATPFAPFPDFAAYPYDGYSQPYFDGQHLVLRGGSWASRGSIVRNTFRNWYAPATRAVFAGFRCARDA
- a CDS encoding ATP-binding cassette domain-containing protein; this encodes MIDLRAVTKIYPDGHVALREVSLHIEHGATVALLGPSGCGKTTTLKLINRLVSPTSGEVRVNDSDIQRSDAVELRRSIGYVVQEAGLFPHLTAQQNVEIVPHLLDWPEARRSERAKELFALLGLDLALHGPRYPAELSGGQRQRVGLARAIAADPPIVLMDEPFGALDPLTRRRLQLEFKAINARLRKTVVLVTHDVEEAFLLADRVAVLADGVLAQVGTPEEIRRAPASEFVASFLGLLGDL